One region of Drosophila subobscura isolate 14011-0131.10 chromosome J, UCBerk_Dsub_1.0, whole genome shotgun sequence genomic DNA includes:
- the LOC117895071 gene encoding general transcription factor IIE subunit 1, which yields MSSTSAAASNATPAKEVRYVTEVPSSLKQLARLVVRGFYSLEDALIIDMLVRNPCMKEDDIGELLRFEKKQLRARITTLRTDKFIQIRLKMETGPDGKAQKVNYYFINYKTFVNVVKYKLDLMRKRMETEERDATSRASFKCSMCSKTFTDLEADQLFDMATLEFRCTYCGSSVEEDSAAMPKKDSRLMLAHFNEQLQPLYDLLREVEGIKLAPEVLEPEPVDIDTIRGLTKPNALRPEGTAWSGEATRNQGFAVEEARVDVTIGGDDTSDNVVERKSRPIWMTESTVITDADAAEGALQDVAQTSSTSGHRNRKENEDIMSVLLQHEKQPGQKEPHMKGMRVNSSNANSSDSSDDEKDIDNAKIPDLDFENYSNSESEEEADDVPTVLVAGRPHPLDQLDDKLIAQMTPQEKENYIHVYQQHYSHIYD from the exons ATGTCGTCGACATCAGCTGCTGCATCCAATGCAACACCGGCCAAAGAGGTGCGCTATGTCACCGAGGTGCCCAGCAGCCTGAAGCAACTGGCGCGACTGGTGGTCCGAGGATTCTATTCGCTGGAAGATGCCCTGATCATTGACATGCTGGTGCGGAACCCTTGCATGAAGGAGGACGACATTGGCGAGCTGCTGAGGTTCGAGAAGAAGCAGCTGCGGGCGCGGATCACCACACTGCGCACCGacaaattcattcaaatcaGACTCAAGATGGAAACGGGGCCGGACGGCAAGGCGCAGAAGGTCAACTACTACTTTATCAACTACAAGACATTTGTGAACGTGGTCAAGTACAAGCTGGACCTGATGCGCAAGCGGATGGAGACGGAGGAACGGGATGCAACCAGCCGGGCCAGCTTCAAGTGCTCGATGTGCTCGAAGACGTTCACGGATCTCGAGGCGGACCAACTGTTCGACATGGCCACGCTGGAGTTTCGGTGCACTTACTGCGGCAGCTCCGTGGAGGAGGACAGTGCGGCAATGCCTAAAAAGGACTCACGCCTGATGCTGGCCCACTTCAACGAGCAACTGCAGCCGCTCTACGATCTCCTGCGCGAGGTGGAGGGCATCAAGCTGGCACCGGAAGTCCTCGAGCCAGAGCCTGTGGACATAGACACGATACGTGGCCTCACGAAACCGAATGCCCTGCGACCCGAGGGCACGGCGTGGTCTGGCGAGGCGACGAGGAACCAAGGCTTTGCCGTAGAGGAGGCGCGAGTCGATGTGACCATTGGCGGTGATGATACGTCCGACAATGTGGTTGAGCGCAAGTCGCGGCCCATTTGGATGACGGAGAGCACTGTGATAACCGATGCGGATGCGGCGGAGGGCGCTCTGCAGGACGTTGCCCAAACGTCGAGCACATCCGGACACCGGAACCGCAAGGAAAACGAGGATATTATGTCGGTGCTGTTGCAACATGAAAAGCAGCCCGGCCAGAAGGAGCCCCATATGAAGGGTATGCGCGTCAACTCTTCGAATGCCAACTCGAGCGATTCCAGTGACGACGAGAAGGACATAGACAACGCCAAGATAC CCGATCTCGATTTTGAGAACTACAGCAATTCGGAGTCAGAGGAGGAAGCCGACGATGTGCCTACTGTGTTGGTTGCCGGACGG